GGAGATACTGTGATATTGAAAACGTTTTCAAAAGATTGTCGtcaaaataacattaaaaatgttGCCCATGTAAGTCACGAGCACCGGATTTTGAAGTTTATTGGTCGGCACGAAAACCTAGTGAGCAGCATTGGAGTCGTGCATTTCGATCAATCGTATTATTCCGTGCTTCATTACGTTGCTGGTTATACTCTTGATCGCCATTGGAAATTGGGTTTTCCAGACATTTCTTCAACTTCAGTTTTTAAGCGAATTCTGACAGGCGTTGCAAGCGGAATTAGCTTCTTGCATAGTAAGGGTGTGTTACACAACCATATCGTTGCAGACAATGTAATTCTTCACGGACAGGATTTGTTTCCTATTCTGATAGGATTCAGTTTTGCTTGTCGTGCAACATGTGTTAGGAACAGTTGCGTAGATGTGATCAAACTGTTTCCAGATAAAGCGCATTTAGCACCAGAGTTATTTCAGGGTTGTCCTGTGTCGTATAGTACGGACATATTTAGTTATGGGAAACTCCTCGATAactatttgaaaaatatgtctGTCATGGATGACAAAGCGCGAGATAAGTTGGAATCCTTCTCGATACAGTGTATGGATTGGAGAGCGCCTCATCGATTACCGCACAAATTTCTTTTCAGGAGAGTGGGCTTGCTTCTGACGGAACTAGGGTACTAGTTCCATAAGATTGATAggcaaagataaaaatattttcaactgTAAATTGTATTTCCTTCTTCCAATTTCCCTCATGCACCCACCAAGtttgaaaaatgataaataGTGGATAAAATTAAGTCtataccttaagggaagaaattttggtGGGAAAaaatttggtgaaaagttaactTGGCGGAATTGACGGAgagg
This DNA window, taken from Hydractinia symbiolongicarpus strain clone_291-10 chromosome 15, HSymV2.1, whole genome shotgun sequence, encodes the following:
- the LOC130628939 gene encoding uncharacterized protein LOC130628939 isoform X2; amino-acid sequence: MFETDVDGSETIKHIESDLYERFQVRLELIKYMKGQEGSESVVSGCYPLPERNKLDGQDECDADSQETKSSETDELSNDVPLRKKKKWSYMPTKQDELVEKLDGANKRLTRLENLTSTLSYRIHELKEKNASLLLRNAEFTRLKLVEQLGMNRSVQMVDASLFASRFHTGDPLLQEETPCILDSAFISTLKITDFCEGVFASTKRAMFDDGDTVILKTFSKDCRQNNIKNVAHVSHEHRILKFIGRHENLVSSIGVVHFDQSYYSVLHYVAGYTLDRHWKLGFPDISSTSVFKRILTGVASGISFLHSKGVLHNHIVADNVILHGQDLFPILIGFSFACRATCVRNSCVDVIKLFPDKAHLAPELFQGCPVSYSTDIFSYGKLLDNYLKNMSVMDDKARDKLESFSIQCMDWRAPHRLPHKFLFRRVGLLLTELGY